CAGGGGCATGGCCTACCTCAAAGCGATGGCCGCCGCCGTGCAATGAAGCCGGCGAGGTAGGTTATGCCATACATCCTTATTACGCTCACGTTACTCCTCAGCGATTACACAAACCTCCGCAAAGCCGGTGTGGCGGAATTCGAAGCCGGCCATTACGCGCAGGCCGAGGCACTGATCCGCACTTCCGTCGAATCAGCCCGTGCAAACAACGACCCATATGCGGAAGCCCTGGGCGATTCCGCCCTGGGTGACACGCTTCATGCGCAGGCCCGCTTTCTCGAGGCTGCGCGCGAATATCGAACAGCGATTTCACTCTTGAACCAGTATCCGGACAGCAGCCATGCGTCAGCGATCGTCCTCAGAAATCTGGCGTCCGACCTGACGGCGCAAGGCGAATACCGCGAAGCGCGGACTCTGTTGAAAGAAGCGTCGCAACTTATATCGATGTACAAGGTCCGGGATCCTGCTTTGAACGCGGAAATCGAAAACAGCATCGGCGTTATTCAGTTTCATGAAGGAAGCATCGATAAGGCCGGCGGCTCTTTCACACACGCTGCGGCGATTCCCTCTCCGGGCTTGTGGGGGATCCTGAGCAACCTGGGACACGTGTATCAGATCCGGCGGCAATATGCGAAAGCCGAAGAGGCGTACAAAGAGTCTCTTCAGCTGGGCGAAGTCCGTTTGGGGCCTCAGCACCCGAGCCTCAGCATTCTCCACAACAGCCTCGGTTCGCTATACATGGATATGGGCCGCTTCAAGGAGGCGGAGATCCAGTTCCAGCACAGCTTCGCGCTGCTCGATCATGC
The sequence above is drawn from the Terriglobia bacterium genome and encodes:
- a CDS encoding tetratricopeptide repeat protein, which translates into the protein MPYILITLTLLLSDYTNLRKAGVAEFEAGHYAQAEALIRTSVESARANNDPYAEALGDSALGDTLHAQARFLEAAREYRTAISLLNQYPDSSHASAIVLRNLASDLTAQGEYREARTLLKEASQLISMYKVRDPALNAEIENSIGVIQFHEGSIDKAGGSFTHAAAIPSPGLWGILSNLGHVYQIRRQYAKAEEAYKESLQLGEVRLGPQHPSLSILHNSLGSLYMDMGRFKEAEIQFQHSFALLDHADLSFNEAAIMDTLYQLARVCVARNEEAGARPLLERAAAIARKHTNEGEMPETAAIFDLYSRVLKELSNASEAEHVQNEARRIRAAMALTVPIGNLQ